The genomic window TCCAATAATTTACGTTTAGTACCTGTCTATTATAAATATCAAATTGTGCAACTCCAACCTTAAAGCGGAATATTCCCGTGTTTCTTCTTCGGTCTGGATTCTTGCTTATTCCGCAGCATCTCAAGAGCTTGAATAAGTTTGATTCTTGTTTCACGAGGGTCAATGACATCATCCACCATTCCTCGGCTAGCAGCAACATATGGATTAGCAAACTTTTCACGATATTCTTCAATTTTTTGCGCCCTAGTCGCTTCAGGATCTTCACTGTTTTGAATTTCTCGGGCAAAAATAATATTGGCAGCCCCCTGGGGCCCCATTACGGCAACCTCTGCATTCGGCCAAGCGAAAACCAGATCAGCACCAATCGCTTTACTATTTAAAGCCACATAGGCCCCGCCAAACGCCTTTCGCAAAATCACCGTTAGCTTCGGAACGGTTGCTTCAGAATAAGCATATAAAATCTTAGCACCGTGGCGAATGATTCCCCCATGCTCCTGTTTTACACCAGGGAAAAAGCCTGTTACATCCTCAAAGGTGATAATTGGAATATTAAAGGAATCACAGAAACGAATAAATCTCGCCGCCTTATCAGAAGAATCGATGTCAAGACCGCCTGCCATGAATTTTGGCTGGTTGCATACAAGTCCAACGACTTCACCCTTAATTCGCGCTAAGCCAACGACAATATTCTTTGCAAAGTCCTGATGAACCTCCATAAAAGATGCATTATCAACCACCTGCTCAATAACCTTGCGCACATCATAAGGACGTACAGCATCAAACGGGATAACATCTGTTAAATCCGGACGATAATCATCATCTTTATCAGCCTCAAGCATTGGCGGTTTTTCTTCATAATTTTGCGGCAAATAACTTAATAAATGGCGAACTTGTTCAATGACTTCCACCTCTGACTTGCCTTTAAAATGCGCATTGCCGCTAATTGTATTATGTACGCTTGCTCCGCCTAAATCCTCTGAAGAAATCTTTTCTCCTGTAACCGTCTCAATTACCTTAGGTCCCGTAATAAACATTTGGCTCGTATTTTCGACCATAAACACAAAATCTGTGATCGCTGGCGAATAAACTGCCCCGCCTGCGCACGGTCCCATAATGACGGAGATTTGAGGAATCACACCAGAATAAATCGAATTTCTGTAAAAAATATGTCCATAGCCATCTAAAGACACAACACCTTCTTGAATTCGCGCACCACCGGAATCATTCAGACCGACAAATGGTGCCCCATTTTTTGCTGCTAAATCCATCACATTGGCGATTTTCTTCGCATGCATTTCACCAAGTGCCCCGCCGAAAACCGTGAAATCCTGGGAAAATAGAAAAATTGGTCTGCCATTTACTTTTCCATACCCAGTTACAACCCCATCTCCAGGGCCCTTCTGTTCATCTAGCCCAAAATCCGTACAGCGATGCTCAATAAACGGATTTAGCTCGACAAAAGTCCCTGGGTCCACTAGTAAATCAATTCGCTCTCTTGCTGTGAGCTTCCCTTTTTCATGCTGCTTTGCAATTCTTTCATCTCCCCCGCCAAGTTCAATTTCTCTTCGGCGGTCATATAATTCATTAATCTTTTCATAGATGTCTGCCATGATCCTGTTTCATCCTTTCCTTTCGCAAAATTCATAAAGCACTTTTCCCGTAGATTTCGGATGCATAAATGCAATCTGTGCTCCACCTGCACCCATTTTTGGAGCGTCATTTAGCATGGAAATTCCTTTTTCCTTCATTTCATTAATCCGATCCTGGATTGAATCCACACCTAATGCTACATGATGAAGACCTTCACCACGATGCTCAATAAATTTTGCGACAGCGCTTTCAGAACTAGTCGGCTCTAATAATTCAAGCTTCGTATCCCCTGCTTTCAGGAAAGCAACTTTAAGCTTTTCACTTTCTACCTCTTCAATGCCAAGCAAAGGGAGCTTTAGAATATCCGTATAAAAAGGCAGTGCCTCCTCGAGTGAGCGGACTGCTATCCCGATATGATCGACTTTTTTAATCATCTGTTCCCCTCCAAATGCTATCCTTCTAAAATTATAATCTTTTCAATACTAAAGTTAAACTTTAATCATGAATAGGATTCTTCACATAGTCCGAAAAGCTTGCAAAAAAACAGTCCTATTATGTATTCTCTAAATATGTCGAAAAATCCTTTCTAACTCGAGCGGTTGTTCATTTTGATTTTTCCTAGTAAAATGTAAGTAAGAGAATACAGATTAAAGGGGGAATTCTTTTGTCTAATAAAAAAGCACGTAAGATCATCGTTTATTTAATGATTTT from Bacillus sp. DTU_2020_1000418_1_SI_GHA_SEK_038 includes these protein-coding regions:
- the prli42 gene encoding stressosome-associated protein Prli42, with protein sequence MSNKKARKIIVYLMIFAMLASSLFVGASMFF
- a CDS encoding acyl-CoA carboxylase subunit beta; translation: MADIYEKINELYDRRREIELGGGDERIAKQHEKGKLTARERIDLLVDPGTFVELNPFIEHRCTDFGLDEQKGPGDGVVTGYGKVNGRPIFLFSQDFTVFGGALGEMHAKKIANVMDLAAKNGAPFVGLNDSGGARIQEGVVSLDGYGHIFYRNSIYSGVIPQISVIMGPCAGGAVYSPAITDFVFMVENTSQMFITGPKVIETVTGEKISSEDLGGASVHNTISGNAHFKGKSEVEVIEQVRHLLSYLPQNYEEKPPMLEADKDDDYRPDLTDVIPFDAVRPYDVRKVIEQVVDNASFMEVHQDFAKNIVVGLARIKGEVVGLVCNQPKFMAGGLDIDSSDKAARFIRFCDSFNIPIITFEDVTGFFPGVKQEHGGIIRHGAKILYAYSEATVPKLTVILRKAFGGAYVALNSKAIGADLVFAWPNAEVAVMGPQGAANIIFAREIQNSEDPEATRAQKIEEYREKFANPYVAASRGMVDDVIDPRETRIKLIQALEMLRNKQESRPKKKHGNIPL
- the mce gene encoding methylmalonyl-CoA epimerase — translated: MIKKVDHIGIAVRSLEEALPFYTDILKLPLLGIEEVESEKLKVAFLKAGDTKLELLEPTSSESAVAKFIEHRGEGLHHVALGVDSIQDRINEMKEKGISMLNDAPKMGAGGAQIAFMHPKSTGKVLYEFCERKG